In a genomic window of Punica granatum isolate Tunisia-2019 chromosome 6, ASM765513v2, whole genome shotgun sequence:
- the LOC116212311 gene encoding cyclin-dependent protein kinase inhibitor SMR1-like: MSKDHKPVKDDHPSSLKLDEESRGCLEKLSAENCDSRAALDDCVECRTPVSEDHKIPPVRSCPPTPRKQAPGPSRKRKLHFFETSRREEVESFFRSSFLELSKAADKRRCTSI; the protein is encoded by the coding sequence ATGTCTAAGGATCATAAACCAGTGAAAGACGATCATCCTTCTTCTCTGAAGCTCGACGAAGAGTCGAGAGGATGCCTCGAGAAACTCTCCGCCGAGAATTGTGATTCACGAGCTGCATTGGATGACTGTGTCGAGTGCCGCACTCCTGTATCAGAAGATCACAAGATCCCACCGGTCCGGAGCTGCCCGCCCACGCCCCGGAAGCAGGCACCTGGACCGTCCCGCAAGAGGAAGTTGCACTTCTTCGAAACCTCACGCAGGGAAGAGGTGGAGTCATTCTTCCGGTCAAGCTTCTTGGAGCTCTCAAAGGCTGCCGATAAGAGAAGATGTACGAGCATATGA